One genomic window of Serinus canaria isolate serCan28SL12 chromosome 4, serCan2020, whole genome shotgun sequence includes the following:
- the LOC103826101 gene encoding probable G-protein coupled receptor No9, translating into MLTDRNGSWLSNFSSAASSFARGGVGLQEVLVGLVLTLIDVVTLLGNTVVFLCPVVEKRLRTVTYMFIMSLATADFLVACLVMPFSIIYEVTGMWLFGKLFCKVWISFDVMFCTASIVTLCFISLDRYCSVVTPYHYSRRMSRGRCIVMTCTVWVYSSLISFLPVMQGWNEIPGVDFDAGRECIFVTNWVFAIVASALAFFLPFTVMCSMYFFIYRASRLKATRIMSQTLEIHYHPNSKRQNHLQLENKATRTISIIISVFVLCWLPYFVLNVWLAARGSDSTSTVLLGTFKIITWLGYCNSTINPLLYAFLNRDFQHALKKLLLCRRRSQVEVGEDMVSIATFSKTAPELEYSTAVPNGAPKGKPKS; encoded by the exons ATGCTGACAGACAGGAATGGATCCTGGCTCTCCaatttctcctctgctgcctcctcctttgCGAGGGGAGGGGTGGGGCtccaggaggtgctggtgggGCTTGTCCTCACCCTCATTGACgtggtgacactgctgggaaaCACCGTGGTGTTCCTGTGCCCCGTGGTGGAGAAGAGGCTGCGCACTGTCACCTACATGTTCATCATGTCCCTGGCCACGGCTGACTTCCTGGTGGCCTGCCTGGTGATGCCCTTCAG CATCATTTACGAGGTGACAGGGATGTGGCTCTTTGGGAAGCTGTTCTGCAAAGTCTGGATCTCCTTCGATGTCATGTTCTGCACTGCATCCATTGTCACGCTGTGCTTCATCAGCCTGGACAGGTACTGCTCCGTGGTCACCCCTTACCACTACTCCAGGAGGATGTCCCGGGGCAG ATGCATCGTGATGACCTGCACGGTCTGGGTATATTCTTccctcatttccttccttcctgtcatGCAAGGCTGGAATGAGATCCCTGGGGTGGACTTTGATGCAGGCAGGGAATGCATCTTTGTCACCAACTGGGTTTTTGCCATCGTGGCTTCCGCCCTGgcctttttcctccccttcacGGTCATGTGCAGCATGTACTTCTTCATCTACCGAGCCTCCCGCCTCAAGGCCACCCGCATCATGTCCCAGACGCTGGAGATCCACTACCACCCCAACAGCAAGAGGCAGAaccacctgcagctggagaacaaGGCCACGAGGACCATCAGCATCATCATCTCCGTGTTcgtgctgtgctggctgccctACTTCGTGCTGAACGTCTGGCTGGCGGCCAGAGGCAGCGACTCCACCAGCACCGTGCTGCTCGGCACCTTCAAGATCATCACCTGGCTGGGCTACTGCAACTCCACCATCAACCCCTTGCTCTACGCCTTCCTCAACAGGGACTTCCAGCACGCCCTCAAgaagctgctcctgtgcaggcGCAGGTCTCAGGTGGAGGTTGGGGAAGACATGGTTTCCATAGCCACGTTTTCCAAGACCGCTCCAGAGCTGGAATACAGCACGGCGGTGCCCAATGGCGCCCCCAAGGGCAAACCCAAGTCATAG